One window of the Puntigrus tetrazona isolate hp1 chromosome 13, ASM1883169v1, whole genome shotgun sequence genome contains the following:
- the klc1b gene encoding kinesin light chain 1b isoform X3, with product MSTMVYPREEKLEKLSQEEIISNTKLVIQGLEALKNEHNSILHSLLETIKCLKKDEEASVVHEKSSLLRKSVEMIELGLGEAQVMMALSNHLNAVESEKQKLRAQVRRLCQENQWLRDELANTQQKLQKSEQNVAQLEEEKKHLEFMNQLKKYDEDVSPSEEKDGEPPKDSLDDLFPNDEEEHTQGMQQQHNSAAVAAAQQGGYEIPARLRTLHNLVIQYASQGRYEVAVPLCKQALEDLEKTSGHDHPDVATMLNILALVYRDQNKYKEAAHLLNDALSIREKTLGKDHPAVAATLNNLAVLYGKRGKYKEAEPLCKRALEIREKVLGKDHPDVAKQLNNLALLCQNQGKYEEVEYYYCRALEIYECRLGPDDPNVAKTKNNLASCFLKQGKYKEAEVLYKEILTRAHEKEFGSVDAENKPIWMHAEEREEMSKGKHRDNMPYGEYGGWYKACKVNSPTVNTTLRNLGALYRRQGKLEAAETLEECAVRSRKQSNSGLDPVQQTRVVELLKEDGRRSRDSLSSVKYESGSEAGDEDGSGVLQRSGSIGRLRDVLRRSSEMLVKKLQGNAPPDTHNKMKRASSLNFLNKTGDESFQNLTGRRLRDSRGLSSSNVDLYSSS from the exons ATGTCCACGATGGTGTACCCTCGTGAGGAGAAGCTGGAGAAGCTGTCTCAGGAGGAGATCATCTCTAACACCAAGCTGGTGATCCAGGGCCTGGAGGCGCTGAAGAACGAGCACAACTCCATCCTGCACAGCCTTCTGGAGACCATCAAGTGCCTGAAGAAGGACGAGGAGGCCAGTGTGGTGCACGAGAAGTCCAGTCTGCTGCGCAAGTCTGTGGAGATGATCGAGCTCGGGCTGGGCGAGGCTCAG gtgatGATGGCTCTGTCCAATCATCTAAACGCGGTGGAGTCTGAGAAGCAGAAGCTGCGGGCTCAGGTCAGGCGTCTCTGTCAGGAGAACCAGTGGCTGAGGGACGAGCTGGCCAACACCCAGCAGAAGCTGCAGAAGAGCGAGCAGAACGTGGCAcagctggaggaggagaagaagcaCCTGGAGTTCATGAACCAGCTCAAGAAGTACGACGAGGACGTGTCTCCTTCG GAGGAGAAGGACGGTGAACCGCCGAAGGACTCTCTGGACGATCTCTTTCCTAACGATGAGGAGGAACACACTCAAGGAA TGCAGCAGCAGCACAACAGCGCGGCGGTGGCGGCGGCTCAGCAGGGCGGCTACGAGATCCCGGCCCGGCTGAGGACGCTCCATAACCTGGTGATCCAGTACGCCTCGCAGGGCCGCTACGAGGTGGCTGTGCCTCTCTGTAAACAAGCCCTGGAGGACCTGGAGAAGACCTCGGGACACGACCACCCCGACGTGGCCACCATGCTCAACATCCTGGCCCTCGTGTACCG ggaTCAGAACAAATACAAGGAGGCCGCTCACCTGCTGAACGATGCTCTCTCCATCAGAGAGAAAACTCTGGGCAAAGACCACCCTGCT GTCGCTGCCACTCTTAATAACCTGGCGGTGCTGTACGGGAAGAGAGGCAAGTATAAGGAGGCTGAGCCGCTGTGCAAACGAGCTCTGGAGATCCGAGAGAAG gtgctGGGGAAGGATCATCCTGACGTGGCCAAGCAGCTGAATAACCTGGCGCTGCTGTGTCAGAATCAGGGCAAGTACGAGGAGGTGGAGTATTATTACTGCAGAGCTCTGGAGATCTACGAGTGCCGGCTCGGCCCGGATGACCCCAACGTGgccaaaaccaaaaacaacctg GCGTCCTGCTTCCTCAAACAAGGCAAATACAAAGAAGCGGAGGTTCTGTATAAAGAGATTCTGACCCGTGCTCATGAGAAGGAGTTTGGCTCAGTGGACG CCGAAAACAAACCCATCTGGATGCACGccgaagagagagaggagatgagcaag GGGAAGCACAGAGACAACATGCCATACGGTGAATATGGAGGCTGGTACAAAGCCTGTAAAGTCAACAG CCCGACGGTCAACACAACGCTGAGGAACCTGGGAGCTCTGTACCGCAGACAGGGCAAGCTGGAGGCAGCCGAGACACTGGAGGAGTGTGCTGTGAGGTCCCGCAAAcag AGCAACTCT GGTCTGGACCCGGTCCAGCAAACCCGTGTGGTGGAGCTGCTGAAGGAGGACGGACGGCGCAGCAGAGACAGTCTGTCCAGTGTGAAGTACGAGAGCGGCTCTGAGGCCGGGGATGAA gacGGCAGTGGTGTTCTCCAGCGCAGCGGCTCGATCGGTCGTCTCAGAGATGTGCTGCGCAGGAGCAGTGAGATGCTGGTGAAGAAACTCCAGGGAAATGCTCCTCCAGACACACACAACaa AATGAAACGTGCTTCTTCACTCAACTTCCTGAACAAGACGGGCGACGAGTCCTTCCAG AATCTGACCGGCCGGCGTCTGAGGGACAGTCGAGGTCTGAGCTCCAGTAATGTGGATCTGTACAGCTCCAgttaa
- the klc1b gene encoding kinesin light chain 1b isoform X1, translating into MSTMVYPREEKLEKLSQEEIISNTKLVIQGLEALKNEHNSILHSLLETIKCLKKDEEASVVHEKSSLLRKSVEMIELGLGEAQVMMALSNHLNAVESEKQKLRAQVRRLCQENQWLRDELANTQQKLQKSEQNVAQLEEEKKHLEFMNQLKKYDEDVSPSEEKDGEPPKDSLDDLFPNDEEEHTQGMQQQHNSAAVAAAQQGGYEIPARLRTLHNLVIQYASQGRYEVAVPLCKQALEDLEKTSGHDHPDVATMLNILALVYRDQNKYKEAAHLLNDALSIREKTLGKDHPAVAATLNNLAVLYGKRGKYKEAEPLCKRALEIREKVLGKDHPDVAKQLNNLALLCQNQGKYEEVEYYYCRALEIYECRLGPDDPNVAKTKNNLASCFLKQGKYKEAEVLYKEILTRAHEKEFGSVDAENKPIWMHAEEREEMSKGKHRDNMPYGEYGGWYKACKVNSPTVNTTLRNLGALYRRQGKLEAAETLEECAVRSRKQSNSGLDPVQQTRVVELLKEDGRRSRDSLSSVKYESGSEAGDEVSMAIEWSGDGSGVLQRSGSIGRLRDVLRRSSEMLVKKLQGNAPPDTHNKMKRASSLNFLNKTGDESFQNLTGRRLRDSRGLSSSNVDLYSSS; encoded by the exons ATGTCCACGATGGTGTACCCTCGTGAGGAGAAGCTGGAGAAGCTGTCTCAGGAGGAGATCATCTCTAACACCAAGCTGGTGATCCAGGGCCTGGAGGCGCTGAAGAACGAGCACAACTCCATCCTGCACAGCCTTCTGGAGACCATCAAGTGCCTGAAGAAGGACGAGGAGGCCAGTGTGGTGCACGAGAAGTCCAGTCTGCTGCGCAAGTCTGTGGAGATGATCGAGCTCGGGCTGGGCGAGGCTCAG gtgatGATGGCTCTGTCCAATCATCTAAACGCGGTGGAGTCTGAGAAGCAGAAGCTGCGGGCTCAGGTCAGGCGTCTCTGTCAGGAGAACCAGTGGCTGAGGGACGAGCTGGCCAACACCCAGCAGAAGCTGCAGAAGAGCGAGCAGAACGTGGCAcagctggaggaggagaagaagcaCCTGGAGTTCATGAACCAGCTCAAGAAGTACGACGAGGACGTGTCTCCTTCG GAGGAGAAGGACGGTGAACCGCCGAAGGACTCTCTGGACGATCTCTTTCCTAACGATGAGGAGGAACACACTCAAGGAA TGCAGCAGCAGCACAACAGCGCGGCGGTGGCGGCGGCTCAGCAGGGCGGCTACGAGATCCCGGCCCGGCTGAGGACGCTCCATAACCTGGTGATCCAGTACGCCTCGCAGGGCCGCTACGAGGTGGCTGTGCCTCTCTGTAAACAAGCCCTGGAGGACCTGGAGAAGACCTCGGGACACGACCACCCCGACGTGGCCACCATGCTCAACATCCTGGCCCTCGTGTACCG ggaTCAGAACAAATACAAGGAGGCCGCTCACCTGCTGAACGATGCTCTCTCCATCAGAGAGAAAACTCTGGGCAAAGACCACCCTGCT GTCGCTGCCACTCTTAATAACCTGGCGGTGCTGTACGGGAAGAGAGGCAAGTATAAGGAGGCTGAGCCGCTGTGCAAACGAGCTCTGGAGATCCGAGAGAAG gtgctGGGGAAGGATCATCCTGACGTGGCCAAGCAGCTGAATAACCTGGCGCTGCTGTGTCAGAATCAGGGCAAGTACGAGGAGGTGGAGTATTATTACTGCAGAGCTCTGGAGATCTACGAGTGCCGGCTCGGCCCGGATGACCCCAACGTGgccaaaaccaaaaacaacctg GCGTCCTGCTTCCTCAAACAAGGCAAATACAAAGAAGCGGAGGTTCTGTATAAAGAGATTCTGACCCGTGCTCATGAGAAGGAGTTTGGCTCAGTGGACG CCGAAAACAAACCCATCTGGATGCACGccgaagagagagaggagatgagcaag GGGAAGCACAGAGACAACATGCCATACGGTGAATATGGAGGCTGGTACAAAGCCTGTAAAGTCAACAG CCCGACGGTCAACACAACGCTGAGGAACCTGGGAGCTCTGTACCGCAGACAGGGCAAGCTGGAGGCAGCCGAGACACTGGAGGAGTGTGCTGTGAGGTCCCGCAAAcag AGCAACTCT GGTCTGGACCCGGTCCAGCAAACCCGTGTGGTGGAGCTGCTGAAGGAGGACGGACGGCGCAGCAGAGACAGTCTGTCCAGTGTGAAGTACGAGAGCGGCTCTGAGGCCGGGGATGAAGTGAGTATGGCCATAGAGTGGAGCGGG gacGGCAGTGGTGTTCTCCAGCGCAGCGGCTCGATCGGTCGTCTCAGAGATGTGCTGCGCAGGAGCAGTGAGATGCTGGTGAAGAAACTCCAGGGAAATGCTCCTCCAGACACACACAACaa AATGAAACGTGCTTCTTCACTCAACTTCCTGAACAAGACGGGCGACGAGTCCTTCCAG AATCTGACCGGCCGGCGTCTGAGGGACAGTCGAGGTCTGAGCTCCAGTAATGTGGATCTGTACAGCTCCAgttaa
- the klc1b gene encoding kinesin light chain 1b isoform X2 codes for MSTMVYPREEKLEKLSQEEIISNTKLVIQGLEALKNEHNSILHSLLETIKCLKKDEEASVVHEKSSLLRKSVEMIELGLGEAQVMMALSNHLNAVESEKQKLRAQVRRLCQENQWLRDELANTQQKLQKSEQNVAQLEEEKKHLEFMNQLKKYDEDVSPSEEKDGEPPKDSLDDLFPNDEEEHTQGMQQQHNSAAVAAAQQGGYEIPARLRTLHNLVIQYASQGRYEVAVPLCKQALEDLEKTSGHDHPDVATMLNILALVYRDQNKYKEAAHLLNDALSIREKTLGKDHPAVAATLNNLAVLYGKRGKYKEAEPLCKRALEIREKVLGKDHPDVAKQLNNLALLCQNQGKYEEVEYYYCRALEIYECRLGPDDPNVAKTKNNLASCFLKQGKYKEAEVLYKEILTRAHEKEFGSVDAENKPIWMHAEEREEMSKGKHRDNMPYGEYGGWYKACKVNSPTVNTTLRNLGALYRRQGKLEAAETLEECAVRSRKQGLDPVQQTRVVELLKEDGRRSRDSLSSVKYESGSEAGDEVSMAIEWSGDGSGVLQRSGSIGRLRDVLRRSSEMLVKKLQGNAPPDTHNKMKRASSLNFLNKTGDESFQNLTGRRLRDSRGLSSSNVDLYSSS; via the exons ATGTCCACGATGGTGTACCCTCGTGAGGAGAAGCTGGAGAAGCTGTCTCAGGAGGAGATCATCTCTAACACCAAGCTGGTGATCCAGGGCCTGGAGGCGCTGAAGAACGAGCACAACTCCATCCTGCACAGCCTTCTGGAGACCATCAAGTGCCTGAAGAAGGACGAGGAGGCCAGTGTGGTGCACGAGAAGTCCAGTCTGCTGCGCAAGTCTGTGGAGATGATCGAGCTCGGGCTGGGCGAGGCTCAG gtgatGATGGCTCTGTCCAATCATCTAAACGCGGTGGAGTCTGAGAAGCAGAAGCTGCGGGCTCAGGTCAGGCGTCTCTGTCAGGAGAACCAGTGGCTGAGGGACGAGCTGGCCAACACCCAGCAGAAGCTGCAGAAGAGCGAGCAGAACGTGGCAcagctggaggaggagaagaagcaCCTGGAGTTCATGAACCAGCTCAAGAAGTACGACGAGGACGTGTCTCCTTCG GAGGAGAAGGACGGTGAACCGCCGAAGGACTCTCTGGACGATCTCTTTCCTAACGATGAGGAGGAACACACTCAAGGAA TGCAGCAGCAGCACAACAGCGCGGCGGTGGCGGCGGCTCAGCAGGGCGGCTACGAGATCCCGGCCCGGCTGAGGACGCTCCATAACCTGGTGATCCAGTACGCCTCGCAGGGCCGCTACGAGGTGGCTGTGCCTCTCTGTAAACAAGCCCTGGAGGACCTGGAGAAGACCTCGGGACACGACCACCCCGACGTGGCCACCATGCTCAACATCCTGGCCCTCGTGTACCG ggaTCAGAACAAATACAAGGAGGCCGCTCACCTGCTGAACGATGCTCTCTCCATCAGAGAGAAAACTCTGGGCAAAGACCACCCTGCT GTCGCTGCCACTCTTAATAACCTGGCGGTGCTGTACGGGAAGAGAGGCAAGTATAAGGAGGCTGAGCCGCTGTGCAAACGAGCTCTGGAGATCCGAGAGAAG gtgctGGGGAAGGATCATCCTGACGTGGCCAAGCAGCTGAATAACCTGGCGCTGCTGTGTCAGAATCAGGGCAAGTACGAGGAGGTGGAGTATTATTACTGCAGAGCTCTGGAGATCTACGAGTGCCGGCTCGGCCCGGATGACCCCAACGTGgccaaaaccaaaaacaacctg GCGTCCTGCTTCCTCAAACAAGGCAAATACAAAGAAGCGGAGGTTCTGTATAAAGAGATTCTGACCCGTGCTCATGAGAAGGAGTTTGGCTCAGTGGACG CCGAAAACAAACCCATCTGGATGCACGccgaagagagagaggagatgagcaag GGGAAGCACAGAGACAACATGCCATACGGTGAATATGGAGGCTGGTACAAAGCCTGTAAAGTCAACAG CCCGACGGTCAACACAACGCTGAGGAACCTGGGAGCTCTGTACCGCAGACAGGGCAAGCTGGAGGCAGCCGAGACACTGGAGGAGTGTGCTGTGAGGTCCCGCAAAcag GGTCTGGACCCGGTCCAGCAAACCCGTGTGGTGGAGCTGCTGAAGGAGGACGGACGGCGCAGCAGAGACAGTCTGTCCAGTGTGAAGTACGAGAGCGGCTCTGAGGCCGGGGATGAAGTGAGTATGGCCATAGAGTGGAGCGGG gacGGCAGTGGTGTTCTCCAGCGCAGCGGCTCGATCGGTCGTCTCAGAGATGTGCTGCGCAGGAGCAGTGAGATGCTGGTGAAGAAACTCCAGGGAAATGCTCCTCCAGACACACACAACaa AATGAAACGTGCTTCTTCACTCAACTTCCTGAACAAGACGGGCGACGAGTCCTTCCAG AATCTGACCGGCCGGCGTCTGAGGGACAGTCGAGGTCTGAGCTCCAGTAATGTGGATCTGTACAGCTCCAgttaa
- the klc1b gene encoding kinesin light chain 1b isoform X4: MSTMVYPREEKLEKLSQEEIISNTKLVIQGLEALKNEHNSILHSLLETIKCLKKDEEASVVHEKSSLLRKSVEMIELGLGEAQVMMALSNHLNAVESEKQKLRAQVRRLCQENQWLRDELANTQQKLQKSEQNVAQLEEEKKHLEFMNQLKKYDEDVSPSEEKDGEPPKDSLDDLFPNDEEEHTQGMQQQHNSAAVAAAQQGGYEIPARLRTLHNLVIQYASQGRYEVAVPLCKQALEDLEKTSGHDHPDVATMLNILALVYRDQNKYKEAAHLLNDALSIREKTLGKDHPAVAATLNNLAVLYGKRGKYKEAEPLCKRALEIREKVLGKDHPDVAKQLNNLALLCQNQGKYEEVEYYYCRALEIYECRLGPDDPNVAKTKNNLASCFLKQGKYKEAEVLYKEILTRAHEKEFGSVDAENKPIWMHAEEREEMSKGKHRDNMPYGEYGGWYKACKVNSPTVNTTLRNLGALYRRQGKLEAAETLEECAVRSRKQGLDPVQQTRVVELLKEDGRRSRDSLSSVKYESGSEAGDEDGSGVLQRSGSIGRLRDVLRRSSEMLVKKLQGNAPPDTHNKMKRASSLNFLNKTGDESFQNLTGRRLRDSRGLSSSNVDLYSSS, from the exons ATGTCCACGATGGTGTACCCTCGTGAGGAGAAGCTGGAGAAGCTGTCTCAGGAGGAGATCATCTCTAACACCAAGCTGGTGATCCAGGGCCTGGAGGCGCTGAAGAACGAGCACAACTCCATCCTGCACAGCCTTCTGGAGACCATCAAGTGCCTGAAGAAGGACGAGGAGGCCAGTGTGGTGCACGAGAAGTCCAGTCTGCTGCGCAAGTCTGTGGAGATGATCGAGCTCGGGCTGGGCGAGGCTCAG gtgatGATGGCTCTGTCCAATCATCTAAACGCGGTGGAGTCTGAGAAGCAGAAGCTGCGGGCTCAGGTCAGGCGTCTCTGTCAGGAGAACCAGTGGCTGAGGGACGAGCTGGCCAACACCCAGCAGAAGCTGCAGAAGAGCGAGCAGAACGTGGCAcagctggaggaggagaagaagcaCCTGGAGTTCATGAACCAGCTCAAGAAGTACGACGAGGACGTGTCTCCTTCG GAGGAGAAGGACGGTGAACCGCCGAAGGACTCTCTGGACGATCTCTTTCCTAACGATGAGGAGGAACACACTCAAGGAA TGCAGCAGCAGCACAACAGCGCGGCGGTGGCGGCGGCTCAGCAGGGCGGCTACGAGATCCCGGCCCGGCTGAGGACGCTCCATAACCTGGTGATCCAGTACGCCTCGCAGGGCCGCTACGAGGTGGCTGTGCCTCTCTGTAAACAAGCCCTGGAGGACCTGGAGAAGACCTCGGGACACGACCACCCCGACGTGGCCACCATGCTCAACATCCTGGCCCTCGTGTACCG ggaTCAGAACAAATACAAGGAGGCCGCTCACCTGCTGAACGATGCTCTCTCCATCAGAGAGAAAACTCTGGGCAAAGACCACCCTGCT GTCGCTGCCACTCTTAATAACCTGGCGGTGCTGTACGGGAAGAGAGGCAAGTATAAGGAGGCTGAGCCGCTGTGCAAACGAGCTCTGGAGATCCGAGAGAAG gtgctGGGGAAGGATCATCCTGACGTGGCCAAGCAGCTGAATAACCTGGCGCTGCTGTGTCAGAATCAGGGCAAGTACGAGGAGGTGGAGTATTATTACTGCAGAGCTCTGGAGATCTACGAGTGCCGGCTCGGCCCGGATGACCCCAACGTGgccaaaaccaaaaacaacctg GCGTCCTGCTTCCTCAAACAAGGCAAATACAAAGAAGCGGAGGTTCTGTATAAAGAGATTCTGACCCGTGCTCATGAGAAGGAGTTTGGCTCAGTGGACG CCGAAAACAAACCCATCTGGATGCACGccgaagagagagaggagatgagcaag GGGAAGCACAGAGACAACATGCCATACGGTGAATATGGAGGCTGGTACAAAGCCTGTAAAGTCAACAG CCCGACGGTCAACACAACGCTGAGGAACCTGGGAGCTCTGTACCGCAGACAGGGCAAGCTGGAGGCAGCCGAGACACTGGAGGAGTGTGCTGTGAGGTCCCGCAAAcag GGTCTGGACCCGGTCCAGCAAACCCGTGTGGTGGAGCTGCTGAAGGAGGACGGACGGCGCAGCAGAGACAGTCTGTCCAGTGTGAAGTACGAGAGCGGCTCTGAGGCCGGGGATGAA gacGGCAGTGGTGTTCTCCAGCGCAGCGGCTCGATCGGTCGTCTCAGAGATGTGCTGCGCAGGAGCAGTGAGATGCTGGTGAAGAAACTCCAGGGAAATGCTCCTCCAGACACACACAACaa AATGAAACGTGCTTCTTCACTCAACTTCCTGAACAAGACGGGCGACGAGTCCTTCCAG AATCTGACCGGCCGGCGTCTGAGGGACAGTCGAGGTCTGAGCTCCAGTAATGTGGATCTGTACAGCTCCAgttaa
- the klc1b gene encoding kinesin light chain 1b isoform X7, whose protein sequence is MSTMVYPREEKLEKLSQEEIISNTKLVIQGLEALKNEHNSILHSLLETIKCLKKDEEASVVHEKSSLLRKSVEMIELGLGEAQVMMALSNHLNAVESEKQKLRAQVRRLCQENQWLRDELANTQQKLQKSEQNVAQLEEEKKHLEFMNQLKKYDEDVSPSEEKDGEPPKDSLDDLFPNDEEEHTQGMQQQHNSAAVAAAQQGGYEIPARLRTLHNLVIQYASQGRYEVAVPLCKQALEDLEKTSGHDHPDVATMLNILALVYRDQNKYKEAAHLLNDALSIREKTLGKDHPAVAATLNNLAVLYGKRGKYKEAEPLCKRALEIREKVLGKDHPDVAKQLNNLALLCQNQGKYEEVEYYYCRALEIYECRLGPDDPNVAKTKNNLASCFLKQGKYKEAEVLYKEILTRAHEKEFGSVDAENKPIWMHAEEREEMSKGKHRDNMPYGEYGGWYKACKVNSPTVNTTLRNLGALYRRQGKLEAAETLEECAVRSRKQGLDPVQQTRVVELLKEDGRRSRDSLSSVKYESGSEAGDEA, encoded by the exons ATGTCCACGATGGTGTACCCTCGTGAGGAGAAGCTGGAGAAGCTGTCTCAGGAGGAGATCATCTCTAACACCAAGCTGGTGATCCAGGGCCTGGAGGCGCTGAAGAACGAGCACAACTCCATCCTGCACAGCCTTCTGGAGACCATCAAGTGCCTGAAGAAGGACGAGGAGGCCAGTGTGGTGCACGAGAAGTCCAGTCTGCTGCGCAAGTCTGTGGAGATGATCGAGCTCGGGCTGGGCGAGGCTCAG gtgatGATGGCTCTGTCCAATCATCTAAACGCGGTGGAGTCTGAGAAGCAGAAGCTGCGGGCTCAGGTCAGGCGTCTCTGTCAGGAGAACCAGTGGCTGAGGGACGAGCTGGCCAACACCCAGCAGAAGCTGCAGAAGAGCGAGCAGAACGTGGCAcagctggaggaggagaagaagcaCCTGGAGTTCATGAACCAGCTCAAGAAGTACGACGAGGACGTGTCTCCTTCG GAGGAGAAGGACGGTGAACCGCCGAAGGACTCTCTGGACGATCTCTTTCCTAACGATGAGGAGGAACACACTCAAGGAA TGCAGCAGCAGCACAACAGCGCGGCGGTGGCGGCGGCTCAGCAGGGCGGCTACGAGATCCCGGCCCGGCTGAGGACGCTCCATAACCTGGTGATCCAGTACGCCTCGCAGGGCCGCTACGAGGTGGCTGTGCCTCTCTGTAAACAAGCCCTGGAGGACCTGGAGAAGACCTCGGGACACGACCACCCCGACGTGGCCACCATGCTCAACATCCTGGCCCTCGTGTACCG ggaTCAGAACAAATACAAGGAGGCCGCTCACCTGCTGAACGATGCTCTCTCCATCAGAGAGAAAACTCTGGGCAAAGACCACCCTGCT GTCGCTGCCACTCTTAATAACCTGGCGGTGCTGTACGGGAAGAGAGGCAAGTATAAGGAGGCTGAGCCGCTGTGCAAACGAGCTCTGGAGATCCGAGAGAAG gtgctGGGGAAGGATCATCCTGACGTGGCCAAGCAGCTGAATAACCTGGCGCTGCTGTGTCAGAATCAGGGCAAGTACGAGGAGGTGGAGTATTATTACTGCAGAGCTCTGGAGATCTACGAGTGCCGGCTCGGCCCGGATGACCCCAACGTGgccaaaaccaaaaacaacctg GCGTCCTGCTTCCTCAAACAAGGCAAATACAAAGAAGCGGAGGTTCTGTATAAAGAGATTCTGACCCGTGCTCATGAGAAGGAGTTTGGCTCAGTGGACG CCGAAAACAAACCCATCTGGATGCACGccgaagagagagaggagatgagcaag GGGAAGCACAGAGACAACATGCCATACGGTGAATATGGAGGCTGGTACAAAGCCTGTAAAGTCAACAG CCCGACGGTCAACACAACGCTGAGGAACCTGGGAGCTCTGTACCGCAGACAGGGCAAGCTGGAGGCAGCCGAGACACTGGAGGAGTGTGCTGTGAGGTCCCGCAAAcag GGTCTGGACCCGGTCCAGCAAACCCGTGTGGTGGAGCTGCTGAAGGAGGACGGACGGCGCAGCAGAGACAGTCTGTCCAGTGTGAAGTACGAGAGCGGCTCTGAGGCCGGGGATGAA GCATAA
- the klc1b gene encoding kinesin light chain 1b isoform X6 → MSTMVYPREEKLEKLSQEEIISNTKLVIQGLEALKNEHNSILHSLLETIKCLKKDEEASVVHEKSSLLRKSVEMIELGLGEAQVMMALSNHLNAVESEKQKLRAQVRRLCQENQWLRDELANTQQKLQKSEQNVAQLEEEKKHLEFMNQLKKYDEDVSPSEEKDGEPPKDSLDDLFPNDEEEHTQGMQQQHNSAAVAAAQQGGYEIPARLRTLHNLVIQYASQGRYEVAVPLCKQALEDLEKTSGHDHPDVATMLNILALVYRDQNKYKEAAHLLNDALSIREKTLGKDHPAVAATLNNLAVLYGKRGKYKEAEPLCKRALEIREKVLGKDHPDVAKQLNNLALLCQNQGKYEEVEYYYCRALEIYECRLGPDDPNVAKTKNNLASCFLKQGKYKEAEVLYKEILTRAHEKEFGSVDAENKPIWMHAEEREEMSKGKHRDNMPYGEYGGWYKACKVNSPTVNTTLRNLGALYRRQGKLEAAETLEECAVRSRKQSNSGLDPVQQTRVVELLKEDGRRSRDSLSSVKYESGSEAGDEA, encoded by the exons ATGTCCACGATGGTGTACCCTCGTGAGGAGAAGCTGGAGAAGCTGTCTCAGGAGGAGATCATCTCTAACACCAAGCTGGTGATCCAGGGCCTGGAGGCGCTGAAGAACGAGCACAACTCCATCCTGCACAGCCTTCTGGAGACCATCAAGTGCCTGAAGAAGGACGAGGAGGCCAGTGTGGTGCACGAGAAGTCCAGTCTGCTGCGCAAGTCTGTGGAGATGATCGAGCTCGGGCTGGGCGAGGCTCAG gtgatGATGGCTCTGTCCAATCATCTAAACGCGGTGGAGTCTGAGAAGCAGAAGCTGCGGGCTCAGGTCAGGCGTCTCTGTCAGGAGAACCAGTGGCTGAGGGACGAGCTGGCCAACACCCAGCAGAAGCTGCAGAAGAGCGAGCAGAACGTGGCAcagctggaggaggagaagaagcaCCTGGAGTTCATGAACCAGCTCAAGAAGTACGACGAGGACGTGTCTCCTTCG GAGGAGAAGGACGGTGAACCGCCGAAGGACTCTCTGGACGATCTCTTTCCTAACGATGAGGAGGAACACACTCAAGGAA TGCAGCAGCAGCACAACAGCGCGGCGGTGGCGGCGGCTCAGCAGGGCGGCTACGAGATCCCGGCCCGGCTGAGGACGCTCCATAACCTGGTGATCCAGTACGCCTCGCAGGGCCGCTACGAGGTGGCTGTGCCTCTCTGTAAACAAGCCCTGGAGGACCTGGAGAAGACCTCGGGACACGACCACCCCGACGTGGCCACCATGCTCAACATCCTGGCCCTCGTGTACCG ggaTCAGAACAAATACAAGGAGGCCGCTCACCTGCTGAACGATGCTCTCTCCATCAGAGAGAAAACTCTGGGCAAAGACCACCCTGCT GTCGCTGCCACTCTTAATAACCTGGCGGTGCTGTACGGGAAGAGAGGCAAGTATAAGGAGGCTGAGCCGCTGTGCAAACGAGCTCTGGAGATCCGAGAGAAG gtgctGGGGAAGGATCATCCTGACGTGGCCAAGCAGCTGAATAACCTGGCGCTGCTGTGTCAGAATCAGGGCAAGTACGAGGAGGTGGAGTATTATTACTGCAGAGCTCTGGAGATCTACGAGTGCCGGCTCGGCCCGGATGACCCCAACGTGgccaaaaccaaaaacaacctg GCGTCCTGCTTCCTCAAACAAGGCAAATACAAAGAAGCGGAGGTTCTGTATAAAGAGATTCTGACCCGTGCTCATGAGAAGGAGTTTGGCTCAGTGGACG CCGAAAACAAACCCATCTGGATGCACGccgaagagagagaggagatgagcaag GGGAAGCACAGAGACAACATGCCATACGGTGAATATGGAGGCTGGTACAAAGCCTGTAAAGTCAACAG CCCGACGGTCAACACAACGCTGAGGAACCTGGGAGCTCTGTACCGCAGACAGGGCAAGCTGGAGGCAGCCGAGACACTGGAGGAGTGTGCTGTGAGGTCCCGCAAAcag AGCAACTCT GGTCTGGACCCGGTCCAGCAAACCCGTGTGGTGGAGCTGCTGAAGGAGGACGGACGGCGCAGCAGAGACAGTCTGTCCAGTGTGAAGTACGAGAGCGGCTCTGAGGCCGGGGATGAA GCATAA